The window ctcaCCAGAGAAGATAGGACCTTACCATCCATGGGTGGTTTAGATGATTTAGACGCAGCTCATGAGCCAAATAAAAACAGGGCATTCTTTTTACATTTGCTTGAGAAATGCAAGATAAAACCAGCATAGGTCTTCCTGAAGATCCAAAAGCTGGATCTGTCATTGCCATAATACGAGAAAATTCATCTTGCCATTCATGTCCTAGAGAATGTAGTCAAAAcccttaatttgcattttataaggatttttaaaataataaaacaaacttcaaaacaaggaaacaaaaaaattaccaGGATCCAAACATAACAAACTGCCTCTATCGCTGTTCATTTACTGATTTGTCATAAAATTACTATTAGATAGCATTCAAGGATAGGAATTTCAATGaaattagaggggaaaaaaggtcaCAATACCATTCAGATGTCTCCAGAGTTTAAATGCAAAAATACGTTGATATAGGTATTTTCCTCTCACAAATTTTGTAGCTAACACTACCCTTTCTTTCAAAGACCTTagtttaaacaatttaaaaatatacttgggtcttgctcttttatttAAACCAACAATCTCTGCCTTTCATTAGACTGTGTAAATTGCTGACATTGTGAGGTAGTCAAAATCCCAAAAGGACACCCAATGATTCACACCCTTGTATAATCTCTTCCCTTTTGAGTGTGGAAGAAACTTAGAATCAGTGATTGGGTATCACTGCCATAAGTAGGCTACATTATAATACACAACTGACCTCAAGAATGAGCCATTATACTAAGTGAGGCTGACCTAATCAGGTAGGCCCTTAAAAGAGTTGAGGTTTTCTTAGAAAGATTATCCATTGCTGGATTTGAAGACAAGAGGAAGTCACAAGTCAAGAAATGAAGATACCTTCTAAAAGATGACATAAGCTCTCAGCTGACAGTTGGCAAGGAAACAAAAACCTCCGTCCTACAATAGTAAGGAACTGAATTCAGCCAATAACTTCAGTGAGTTAGCAGATTTTTCCCCAGAGGCACCAGAAAGTACTGCATCAAACCATCCAACTCTGATTTCAGCCTGTGAGACCCTAAGCTGGAAACTCAGCCATGCTGTGCTGACTTCTGACACAGAGAATTATGAGCTAATAAATAGGTGTATTTTAAGTCACTAGGTTGGAGGAAATTTGTtatatgtgaaaagaaaatgaatcaatatTTAATGTCATTATCAACAAGGtgtacttattattatttttaaaaattttattttattcaggaaagatagagagagaggcagagacataggcagaggaagaagcaggctccctgtggggagcccgatgtgggacttgatccctgaccctgggatcacgccctgagccaaaggcagaggctcaactgctgggccactcaggcatcccaaaggtGCATAGAAACCTAATCATACACTTTTTAGATTTTGACTTGTCCtatctgttctttgttctttatccccccccccttctttggACTAAGTTtgtaattattccattttacctTCACTCCTGGCTTATTAATTATACCTCTCTCACTTTTTAAGTGGCTACTCAAGGATTTACCACGCACGTTTTTGTAAGTTTACCTTTGGATAGTATTATGCAACTTCACACATAGGAAAACCTTATACCAACGTATTCCCATTTGATCCCTTCCGTTTGCTTATATTGTTATTATGTATCTTACTTAAAAGAATCATATACCCACAATACATTATTACAATTTTTTCCTgtacataattataaaaaaataaaaattagggaaaaaaatcttatatattgCTACCTTGTTTCCATCCTAgggttcttcattttcttttatttatttatttgcttttttttagattttcattttcatttaagatCCAATTTTCCATCTGGTATATTCTTCTGGTTGAAGATCTTTCTCTAATATCTCTTGTAATGCAAATCAGCTGATAATGAACTTTCTCAGGTTTTGCCCAAAAGTTttgattttgctttcatttttgaaagatatcttTGGATATAAGGTTTTCTCCACTTTGCAATACCATAAAGATTTCCCTTCACTGCCTTCAGCAATTCTTTCAGGAAATCTTTGTCCTTATCTTTGGCCCTCTATATGTATGCTTTCTTTTGCTTTGGCTGTCTTCAAGATAATCTCCTTATCTTTGGCTTTCATCAGTTTGGCCATAATGTAtctagatgtatttttttatttatgtattactattattttaaatttatttggagTTCTCTGAGCATCTTGGATCTGTGATCTGTTGTCTTTcagtaattttgaaataattttggccATTATCtgttcaaagttttatttttccttattctctttcttcatgTTTTGGGACTCCAATTACACATGAGTTATACCAGGTATTGGCATACTACATTCTATggatctatttttataaatatttttttaaaacagccatGCCCATTCGTTTATAAATCATCCATGGCTACTTTTGCACTCTAACAGCAGAGTTGAGTGTGAGAGATCATATGGCTTAtatgctgaaaatatttactattttctgGCCCCTTGAGAAAAAGTCCACTGACCCTAGAGCTGTTTCCCTTGATGGGTTCCTCCAGCTTGGTTTTTCCTATTTTACTTTGGATAATTCCAATTTATCTTCAGTTTTACCAAAGGTTTCTTTTGCTGATAAATCTATTAAGGAAACTGTTCACCTGCTATATTTTCATGTTTAGCAttcccattttattctttcttctttctctctgctgaAATCCCTATCTATTCatgcatattttccattttttttcactaGATCCTTttacatattaatcatagttatttcaATATCCATTTCTGAGAGTGCCAACATCTGGTTTTATCTTTAGGTATGGTTCCATTGATTGCTCCATTGATTGCTTCATCTCTTGATAATGGgtcatttcattttgatttttttgtgtcttttataaTGTTTAATTTAATGCTAAATGTTTTTTTGTGGAAGAACAGTAAAGAAAAGATTgaggcaaagaaaatatattcccaGAAATGGGTATGCTTCTTCTTCGGCTAGAACACTAATGCAGTGGATTGATTCCAACTAGTCAGTAGTTGAGCTGAACTTAACTTTTTAGCTCTGGTTAACTTCAGTGCACCATAAGCTTTAAATTCTTTCAGTAATGCTGTTACCTTGTTCTGAGTGAgaacaatatattatatattcatgcATTAACTTATTCACAAAAGACtgtggaaaaaaattacaatactgGTTTGTGCCCCAATAATATTCTGATTTGATGCCTAAATAGCATTGTGGAGGGCAATTATTCAGTATATGTGGAAAGTATTCTTAACTAATCCCACACATCTCTCTACTATCTTAAAGGTAAAATTTTCCAGTTATCAGtataaattatttgaatagaGCTAGCAGCAGACAAAACATCAATAACAAGTGCAGAAGCATACAACAAGAAATAGTATGTTGTTCTAGTATCAAACTTTAATATGCATCAGAATTCTGTGGGtgcttattaaaaaaatgccCAAGAAATAATCCAAATCTATGAATTATAATCCACTAGAGTAGGAATCAGGCAGctatttttaacaagctcttcAGATGATTCTAATGCACATCAAGGTTTGAGAACCCACTACTAACATTAATGGTCACAGaatcacatttattaaattaaCCACCATGTTCTTAAGAAGTCACAGTAAATcccaaaaatcaattgtatttgctttgcaaaaaaaggttctcttaaaaagaaaatatgataatgCTTACTTTTATGAGCTTCAGCATTTGCAACATAGATGAATCCATCAACAACTTCACACACCTTCTGAATTTGTGGAATTACACTATATCGGCTTCCTTGTTGATCATCTCCTTCATTCTGTAGACTGAACATCTTGTTAACTGCACTTGTATGCTCTTCTCTTGCTCTATCTCTTTCCTTtctataagaaaaatgtaaatataaaacataaacaaatactAAGCAGGCTCCAGCCCCCCTAAAGTATTCAAGTCCTGATGCCTCAGGTAGGCCACCAAGTAGGCAGCCTTACCTGGTAGTTGAATATAATATCAAGATGTTGAATTTATGTTGGTTGCTCAACTGAAAACTGACTCCTGATCCAATacctaaaggaaaaaattacagtTATCAAAGCAAGTCATTAAGAAATTCAAAAAAAGATCACATTGAAAAAATTACTCAGTGCAAGCAAAAAGAGCAACCAAAAAGTCCATGACAGGTTATACATAGCTTTGGAATAAAGGGAAATGTTTGTATTAAGGTATAGGTGCTGTATGcagttttcatttacattataataaaaatatggataaagAACAGAGAACTGATAGGCTTATAGCATTCCTTTCTGTATCATATTAGTAGCAGAGGCATCATTAACAGCTAGTAATCTAGTAATATGTATCTTCTAGACTAAGACTCATTTCCcaacttttttgtttcttgtttgtcaTACACTCCATATATATTCAGTGAAATGGCTTTTTTGccctctgaaaatgtttttaaaatgatgggGAGTCACCAATGGCACTGtagaaaattgaagaaatatgCAGATACTGAAATGTGAAATTAAACTTGGGCTATACTCTTGAATTTGCCACACTGTCATTTTTTGTGAGCCTTAGTTTTGACATCAAAATACAGCAATAATACAGAGTGCCTGGTGGCTCAttcagctaagtgtccaactcttgatttcggctcaggtcctgatctcagggttgtgagatagagcctcacatcaggctctgcactcagtggggagatCGCTAGAGAATTCTAATTCTCTTCCCCgctcctcttcctttgcccctcccactgcattctctaataataaataaatttttaaaaaatatataaaataatacatacttcCTAGAGATACTATaacattaaatgagattatacatGTAAAACTCCTAATAGAGTGACTGGTAAATAACACATACTAAGTATTAGCTTCTTACTGAAGCTGATTATTTAACCTAATTATTCAACACTCTTATTTGTCCTTTCTTAATCTCTTCCCTTCTTTGGCTGTATTAACACTCAGGGGCTAACACTCTTACCTCATGAAAAGATCCTTCTTTCTTCcatggctctattttttttttttttcatataaatgccCTTTTAGATCTGCCTACTTCTCTCCATCCTCAATCCCTCTTTTAGTCTAAAATCATAACCTCACCTGGACTTTCGCAATCACTCTAACCAGTCTCCTACATCCATTTTTTACCCTACTGTCCACTCTTCTTCTGGCTTAAAAATGCCTacctaattatttttctttccttcaaagcCATTGCTCTTCAAAAACTTAACATAATCTTATTCCACTTTTTATACCCTTACTACCTGCATCATAACCAATCTAGTTATTTAAATAAACCTGTCATACCATCTTATGTCACCATTCCAGGCAACATATATGCAGAAATCTTGGTAGGTGGAACTGCAAGCATGACCCTGATCTCCTGGCCACCAGGTCTGGTGCACAAACTCCTCAAACAGATCATAGAGACAAATTCAACTATATCTCTTTGTTTTCATCAGTTTAACTTCCAGAGATTATCCTCTCAACACATCTAACCTCCAATCAATATGATCTTCACACTGTTCTGTACCACCTTGCCAGCCCCCATCCCCTCATTCTTCCCTGATCTTGCAGGGTTTGAGgcataattaaaattacatttataaacaaTCACTTCTGTTGTCTGTagaataaaatttgcatttcatgATCAGCAAATTTTCCCATATCCCAAACCTCTCTTCTTTAGGTGTTCTACTTCATGGCCTTACCTGAACTGGCCTACCCTTAGGTGCTGCTTCTCTTGCAGTACTCTCAAGTAACAAAACTGCTTATTCTTCCACATTTTAGGATGAAAATGTAGGGTCGATGCTCTCTTTACTCCTCAGAGCTATGTCCTGTTACTCACCAGCCCTCCCAAAACTTCATCTCTTTGAGATACACCACTCAGCTGCAGTACCATCTCCCCTTCTTCAACCTCATTATTTATGAGTCTCCTTTCAATAACCCCTTCCTTCAAACATTCACTGAAGATTTCAGCACCTGGTTCACAGTATTTCTTTTCATCCTCAGAAACTCCAAGTCCACGTGGACACCATGATTCCCAAATCTTGATTTCTAACCCAGATCTTGCTCTTGAGATCTGGATGCATAGAGTAATCCACAAAGTCATTTGCTCTTTTATTTACCATATCTATagagtgcctactatatgcctGACACCAAACACACAGCTAAGAATAAAGCTGGTAAGACTCTTGTGCTAATGGAGTTTCCATTCAAGTGGACTGCTTATAGCAGACATCTCTACTTACATCTCCCAGTTATCAAAGTCAGCATATTCCAAAGAGTAGCTGTCATTCTCCCTATAAAGATCCCTCAAAAAGTTTCTCTTCCTCCTTATCCTAGTGAATGGCACTATCATCTAATAGGAAAACCACATCAGAAATACTGCTAATACATATTTAGGCCAACACTGCatgcttcatattttttcatgatattaTAGTGAAATAGCCTCTTGTAATAAATTTTCCACTCAGGAGCCAGATCTTCCTCAAATGAAATCTTGATCATCTTACAtctctttaaaatctttcaaCAGCTTCCAAATGCTTAAGCATGGCATATATATGTCTTTTCACCTAGCCCCACTCTAGACACATAGAACTACTTCAAATGTGTCATATGTATCCACATCTTTGTGCTTTTAGAAATGTAGCTCTCACTGCTCACAAtacttcccccctcccccttttagTGGCCTACTTTAACTCATCCTAATGACTCAAATAGGGCATCATGTTCAACGTAGAGCCTTCTTTGACCCTTTCTACCCAGGAGCTAATTATACCATATCTAATTacctatatattttctctttgtccttatCTAGACCAAGTATCTTCAGGGCAGacaaaattttttatatttgttttaaatttctgtacCCCTCGCATCTAATAGGTGCTTTCAGTAAATGAATAAGCAAGGTATAAGTTAGATTAcactattacttttatttattacatcTCCTGCTTGCCAACTAACTACATGATTACTGTTTTcatagaaagaagaggaaggtgttaatttagctctttttaaaaattccaatataTATCAAAGTACTTTGCCCACAGTAGACACTGAATGGTTTTTGctgttaatattcttttaaaatatgtaagtacTGTACAAACATCTTGATAACATATAATTTACCTTCATATAATCTTATATTACACAAATTTGAGTAAATAAGAGGAATTTCACCTCTCGTAAAAAGTAAATCAATTCTTTTAGCCCACTGGGATCTGGGGAGGAGGAGCTCCTATTTACCAAATTACTATATTTCATTACAtcaaaaagttaattaaaaattaatctcttAACATTAGTGTCAAGCTCAAAGTATTTTGGTTATTATGTACTATAGATTAACATGAAAATTACCATCAATCTGTCTCTGAGGCAAACCAGCTGTTGGGCAAAGTTCCTCAGAGGACATCAAGCTCAACACCAAAGATGTATTCAGTTCTTCCAAACCTGGTCCAAACATAGCAAATCGTGGTTCATTCTGGATGATCAATGAGTGTAAAAATGATGTGACAGCTCCATACATAGGACGGCTAGATTTCAAGGATCTTCTTGTATATGGACAGCACATCTTATAGCTGTATAAAATTGTCAAATTAGaaaattaacacagaaaaaaacatagCCAGTTACTCATTTAACAATATATAGTTTATTGAGAACATGCTAGACACAGGAGATACAATAATACAGTTCCAATCCTCATGGAGGAAAGTAGAGGACATACACATTATAACATGTATACTGGATGTCATAACAAGAAAAAGCAAAGGCTCTCTGAGAATAGAAGTGGTCCAAATGTTGAGGAAGTCTTCCCCAGGAAGTGTTTACTTTctaatctttcattttctcatggAACATTTTCTCTCGTGGTCTAACATTTGTTTCAATCATAAAAATTCACTACATAGAGTAGTGATTCTCATCAGTTTGGGGAAATtttgcctccccaccccaaggGAGCATTtatttggcaatgtctgcagACATTTTTGTCATTATGACTGGGGGGTCAGTGGGTGGTGCTGCTGGCATATCTAATGGACAGAGGTCAAGGAtattgctaaacatcctacagtgcacaggagAGTTGGTCTAAATACTTGgtctaaaatgtcaatagtgccaagattGAGAAACCCTATAGTAAACTATATAGATAGTTAGCATGAATGTCTCTAgaggtgaaaaagaaagaaaagatagaaattacTAAAGCCACCAATATAACCAAATTTCTTAAGTACTCCTATTAACAGTCTCAAATGTAATAGTTTAATAAGTGTTAAATATACAGGGAGGCTTAAATGTTCCTTAAAGATAATCTAGCAAACTAAGAACCATGTGAAAAAGACCATGCAATTTCTTTCAATAGCTACATATTACTAAATTACCAATTCTACATgttatcaaaaattaaaacacagtactcaaaataaaacttaaagccCTTTAACTAAATCAAGCTGGTTAAGATAATTACTAGCCTAACAATACAATGATCTTTATATAGGAACCTTGtaattcaagaaggaaaaaaaaatcaactttgagGCTAGGTAGATCTGGCTAAGCAGTTTTTTCATCTGCATTATTTAAGCAATAACAATTAACCCAGGGTTATAAGGATCAGAAATTtatgatttaagaaacaaaacagtgaacaaaggaaaaaagagataaacttttaaatacagagaacaaacggGTGGTTAGCAGAGGGGAGATTGGCAGGGGGGTGAGTGATATAAAACAGGATTTAGAGTACACTTATCGTGATGAgcatgagaaatgcagagaattgttgaatcattatattatatatctgaaactaatataagactgtatgttaattatatttcaataaaaatactttatatgatCATGAATAGTTACTATGATTATTAACTATTCCTGGAAGAAAGTTGGCTCTACAGCATGATATATTTGATGCTATGGTCGGCTATGTAAGACAATGCAGAAGTAACAACCAGCAAGTAAGAGTACAACAGCACTTACTGAAATTGTATATAACATATTTCACACATTTTAATCAAGCAGTCTCACAAGACTAAGTATTTAGATTAGAATAAGGAAAGATGTGAATTACtccaataaaatatgaaaaaaaatcctgaatctAGGTACTAAATCTAGCAGAGCAAAACCATTCTTAcctaaaacataaatattcttttaatttatttacaatgCCTTAAATTTGGGGCCCTCAATAAAGTAGGTTACATACAGATCCAATGatattatatgtttttaaggTGGCAAGATAGGATTCCAATCTGAACAGTGCCTTATAAGCTACATGACTTTAAGCAAATCCATAACCATTTTGAACCTCAATTCCATATCTATAACAAAGATAATCCCTTATTGGGA is drawn from Vulpes vulpes isolate BD-2025 chromosome 4, VulVul3, whole genome shotgun sequence and contains these coding sequences:
- the FBXO4 gene encoding F-box only protein 4 isoform X2, translated to MAGSEPRCGGRSPPPHHSDWSRLEAAILSGWRNFWQSVGKERAAPRASQEEAGEEASALTRLPIDVQLYILSFLSPHDLCQLGSTSHYWNETVRDPILWRYFLLRDLPSWPSVDWKSLPDLEMLKKPISEVTDGAFFDYMAVYKMCCPYTRRSLKSSRPMYGAVTSFLHSLIIQNEPRFAMFGPGLEELNTSLVLSLMSSEELCPTAGLPQRQIDGIGSGVSFQLSNQHKFNILILYSTTRKERDRAREEHTSAVNKMFSLQNEGDDQQGSRYSVIPQIQKVCEVVDGFIYVANAEAHKRHEWQDEFSRIMAMTDPAFGSSGRPMLVLSCISQANVKRMPCFYLAHELRLNHLNHPWMVQDTEAETLTGFLNGIQWILEEVESKHTR